One window from the genome of Pararhizobium gei encodes:
- the sufB gene encoding Fe-S cluster assembly protein SufB — MAAVQETIDQVALIDVDQYKYGFETTIEMDKAPKGLSEDIIRFISAKKNEPDWMLEWRLEAYQRWLTLEEPTWARVNYPKIDFSDIYFYAAPKSTPGPTSIDDVDPELLKVYEKLGIPLREQEILAGVKTSRIAVDAVFDSVSVVTTFKEELKKAGVIFMSISEAIREHPDLVKKYLGTVVPASDNYYATLNCAVFTDGSFVYIPKGVRCPMELSTYFRINEKGTGQFERTLIIAEEGAYVSYLEGCTAPQRDENQLHAAVVELVALDDAEIKYSTVQNWYPGDKDGKGGIYNFVTKRGDCRGRNSKISWTQVETGSAITWKYPSCILRGDGSRGEFYSIAVSNGHQQIDSGTKMIHLGKNTSSRIVSKGIAAGVSQNTYRGQVSTHRKATNARNFTQCDSLLIGDKCGAHTVPYIEARNSSAQFEHEATTSKISEDQLFYCLQRGIPTEAAIALIVNGFVKEVIQELPMEFAVEAQKLIGISLEGSVG, encoded by the coding sequence ATGGCTGCTGTGCAGGAAACAATCGATCAGGTCGCCCTGATCGATGTGGACCAGTACAAATACGGGTTTGAGACGACGATCGAAATGGACAAGGCGCCCAAGGGCCTGTCCGAGGACATCATCCGCTTTATTTCCGCGAAGAAGAACGAACCGGACTGGATGCTCGAATGGCGCCTGGAAGCCTATCAGCGCTGGCTGACGCTGGAAGAGCCGACCTGGGCACGCGTCAATTATCCCAAGATCGATTTCAGTGACATCTACTTCTATGCCGCGCCGAAAAGCACACCCGGTCCGACCTCGATTGACGATGTCGATCCGGAATTGCTGAAAGTCTATGAAAAGCTCGGCATTCCCCTGCGCGAACAGGAGATTCTCGCTGGCGTGAAAACGTCGCGGATCGCCGTCGATGCAGTGTTCGACTCGGTCTCCGTCGTGACGACGTTCAAGGAGGAACTTAAAAAGGCCGGCGTGATCTTCATGTCGATCTCCGAGGCCATCCGCGAGCATCCGGATCTGGTGAAGAAATATCTCGGCACGGTTGTGCCGGCCTCCGACAATTATTATGCGACGCTGAACTGCGCCGTGTTCACCGATGGATCCTTCGTCTACATCCCGAAGGGCGTTCGCTGCCCGATGGAACTGTCGACCTATTTCCGCATCAATGAGAAGGGCACCGGCCAGTTCGAGCGCACGCTGATCATCGCGGAAGAGGGCGCCTACGTCTCGTATCTGGAAGGCTGCACGGCGCCGCAGCGCGACGAAAACCAGCTGCATGCGGCTGTCGTCGAACTGGTTGCGCTCGATGATGCCGAGATCAAATACTCCACTGTCCAGAACTGGTATCCGGGCGACAAGGACGGCAAGGGCGGCATCTACAATTTCGTTACCAAGCGCGGCGATTGCCGCGGCAGGAACTCGAAGATTTCGTGGACGCAGGTCGAGACTGGCTCGGCGATCACCTGGAAATACCCGTCCTGCATCCTGCGCGGCGATGGTTCGCGCGGCGAGTTCTATTCGATCGCCGTCTCCAACGGTCACCAGCAGATCGACAGCGGCACCAAGATGATCCATCTCGGCAAGAACACGTCGAGCCGCATCGTCTCCAAGGGCATCGCCGCCGGCGTCAGCCAGAACACCTATCGCGGCCAAGTCTCGACCCACCGCAAGGCAACGAATGCCCGCAACTTCACCCAGTGCGATTCACTGCTGATCGGTGACAAGTGCGGCGCCCATACCGTGCCCTATATCGAGGCACGCAACTCCTCCGCCCAGTTCGAGCATGAGGCGACGACGTCGAAAATTTCCGAGGATCAGCTGTTCTACTGCCTGCAGCGCGGCATCCCCACCGAGGCCGCGATCGCGCTGATCGTCAACGGCTTCGTCAAGGAAGTCATCCAGGAACTGCCGATGGAATTTGCGGTTGAGGCGCAGAAGCTGATCGGGATTTCGCTTGAGGGGAGTGTGGGATAA
- the sufC gene encoding Fe-S cluster assembly ATPase SufC, protein MLEIRNLHARIAEDGTEIIRGLNLTVKAGEVAAIMGPNGSGKSTLSYILSGRSDYEVTEGDILYNGESILDLDPSERAAKGIFLAFQYPVEIPGVATMQFLKVALNEQRKFRGEAELSTPDFIRRVKEAAARLQINPDMLKRPLNVGFSGGEKKRAEILQMALLEPKLCILDETDSGLDIDALKIVADGVNALRSPDRAVIVITHYQRLLEYIVPDTVHVLYKGQVIKSGDKSLALDLEANGYADIIGAAA, encoded by the coding sequence ATGCTTGAAATCAGAAACCTCCATGCCCGCATCGCCGAAGACGGCACAGAGATCATTCGTGGGCTGAACCTGACCGTGAAGGCCGGTGAGGTCGCTGCCATCATGGGGCCGAACGGCTCCGGCAAGTCGACGCTGTCCTACATCCTGTCGGGCCGCTCCGACTATGAGGTGACGGAAGGCGATATCCTTTACAATGGTGAGAGCATTCTCGACCTCGATCCGTCCGAGCGGGCCGCGAAGGGAATCTTTTTGGCTTTCCAGTATCCTGTGGAAATTCCGGGTGTCGCGACCATGCAGTTCCTCAAGGTCGCACTCAACGAGCAGCGGAAATTCCGGGGTGAAGCCGAGCTTTCGACGCCGGATTTCATCCGCCGCGTGAAGGAGGCGGCCGCCCGGCTGCAGATCAATCCGGATATGCTGAAGCGTCCGCTCAATGTCGGTTTCTCCGGTGGTGAAAAAAAGCGTGCGGAAATCCTGCAGATGGCGCTGCTGGAGCCGAAGCTCTGCATCCTCGACGAAACCGATTCGGGGCTCGATATCGACGCGCTGAAGATCGTCGCGGACGGCGTCAATGCGCTGCGTTCGCCGGATCGTGCCGTGATCGTCATCACCCATTACCAGCGCCTGCTGGAGTATATTGTGCCGGATACGGTCCATGTTCTCTACAAGGGTCAGGTGATCAAATCGGGCGACAAGTCGCTGGCGCTTGATCTTGAAGCCAACGGCTATGCCGACATCATCGGCGCGGCGGCCTGA
- a CDS encoding SUF system Fe-S cluster assembly protein codes for MSLDTTEDKIDVRDGIVHSAIPADELARLSDDVISALKTVYDPEIPADIFELGLIYKIDIEDDRMVKIAMTLTAPGCPVAGEMPGWVENAVGAVEGISGVEVSMTFDPPWTPDRMSEEAQVAVGWY; via the coding sequence ATGAGCCTTGATACGACCGAAGACAAGATCGACGTGCGCGACGGGATCGTTCACTCTGCAATACCCGCGGACGAGCTCGCGCGACTGAGCGACGACGTGATCTCCGCCCTGAAAACGGTCTACGACCCGGAAATACCGGCCGATATTTTCGAGCTCGGCCTGATCTACAAGATCGACATCGAGGACGACCGCATGGTGAAGATCGCCATGACGCTGACGGCCCCGGGGTGCCCGGTTGCGGGTGAAATGCCGGGCTGGGTGGAAAATGCGGTCGGCGCGGTCGAAGGGATATCCGGCGTCGAAGTGTCCATGACCTTCGATCCGCCATGGACACCGGATCGCATGTCCGAAGAAGCCCAGGTTGCCGTCGGCTGGTACTGA
- the sufA gene encoding Fe-S cluster assembly scaffold SufA: MGFAVMSLTDAAAARVKAIVENAGGEAQGIRVGIKKGGCAGMEYAIDLVTSPSAKDDFVEHDGARVWVAPEAVLYLLGTRMDFEVTTLRSGFTFNNPNQTSACGCGESVELKPADLAALAAKGDAVVRAS, encoded by the coding sequence ATGGGCTTTGCAGTCATGAGTTTGACCGATGCGGCAGCCGCCCGCGTCAAAGCGATTGTCGAAAATGCCGGTGGGGAAGCGCAGGGCATCCGCGTCGGCATCAAGAAGGGCGGCTGCGCGGGGATGGAATATGCCATCGATCTCGTGACATCCCCGAGTGCGAAGGACGATTTCGTCGAGCATGACGGTGCGCGGGTCTGGGTTGCGCCCGAGGCCGTGCTCTACCTTCTCGGCACCCGAATGGACTTTGAAGTGACGACACTGCGCTCCGGCTTTACCTTCAACAACCCGAACCAGACTTCCGCCTGCGGTTGTGGCGAATCGGTCGAGCTGAAGCCGGCAGATCTCGCGGCGCTTGCCGCAAAAGGCGATGCGGTGGTGCGGGCAAGTTAG
- a CDS encoding SRPBCC family protein yields the protein MSQQANSASGTQDRTSVERRGDRELVVTRTFNAPPSAVFRAWSEPELFQRWWMPKSVSGVSLVSCDMDVRTGGKYRLEFSTGGEDTMAFYGKYLEVVPNERIVWTNDEGEEGAITTVIFEDQGGKTVLHFHEVYRSSEALEEALQGSATALPEQLEQLAKLLSSQGE from the coding sequence ATGAGCCAGCAAGCTAACAGTGCAAGCGGTACGCAGGACCGCACCTCAGTCGAACGCAGAGGTGATCGCGAACTCGTCGTAACCCGGACATTCAATGCGCCACCGAGCGCGGTTTTCCGGGCATGGAGCGAGCCCGAACTGTTCCAGCGCTGGTGGATGCCAAAATCGGTATCCGGCGTTTCCCTCGTATCATGCGATATGGATGTCCGTACTGGCGGAAAATATCGGCTGGAATTCAGCACCGGCGGTGAGGACACAATGGCTTTCTACGGCAAGTATCTCGAAGTCGTGCCGAACGAGCGCATTGTCTGGACCAATGACGAGGGCGAAGAGGGCGCGATCACCACCGTGATCTTCGAGGACCAGGGCGGGAAGACGGTGCTGCATTTTCACGAAGTCTATCGCTCCAGTGAGGCTCTTGAGGAAGCACTACAGGGCTCGGCGACCGCACTGCCGGAGCAGTTGGAGCAGCTCGCCAAATTGCTTTCCAGCCAAGGCGAGTAG
- the gcvP gene encoding aminomethyl-transferring glycine dehydrogenase — protein sequence MSMPKDFTFTDYQPYDFANRRHIGPSPDEMSAMLKVIGYPSLDAMIDDTVPPSIRQKTPLSWGAAMTEREALDKMRETANRNRKLVSLIGQGYYGTITPPVIQRNILENPAWYTAYTPYQPEISQGRLEALLNYQTMVCDLTGLDVANASLLDEATAAAEAMAMAERVSKSKEKTFFVDENCHPQTIALLKTRAEPLGWTILVGDPETDLVSANVFGAIFQYPGTYGHVRDFTGLISRLHQTGAIAVVAADPLALALLKSPGEMGADIAIGCTQRFGVPVGYGGPHAAYMSVKDAYKRSMPGRLVGVSVDSRGNRAYRLSLQTREQHIRREKATSNICTAQVLLAVMASMYAVFHGPQGIKAIAQSVHQKAVLLARGLEKLGYTVEPDVFFDTITVDVGKLQSIILKTAVAEEVNLRRIGTTKIGISLDERSRPVTLEAVWRAFGGDFKVEDFEPEYRLPKALLRTSEYLAHPIFHMNRAESEMTRYIRRLSDRDLALDRSMIPLGSCTMKLNATAEMLPITWPEFAEIHPFVPADQAEGYRHMITDLSQKLCAITGYDAISMQPNSGAQGEYAGLLTIRAYHLANGDDHRDVCLIPTSAHGTNPASAQMAGMKVVVVKVSDNGDIDMDDFRSKAERYGENLSCCMITYPSTHGVFEENVREVCDIVHQHGGQVYLDGANMNAMVGLARPGDIGSDVSHLNLHKTFCIPHGGGGPGMGPIGVKAHLAPYLPGHPETDGGDGAVSAAPFGSASILPISWSYCLMMGGEGLTQATKVAILNANYIAARLKGAYDVLYKSARGRVAHECIVDTRPLVESAGVTVDDVAKRLIDCGFHAPTMSWPVAGTLMIEPTESETKAELDRFCDAMLAIRAEAQAIEDGTMDRANNPLKNAPHTVEDLVGEWDRPYSREQACYPPGAFRVDKYWSPVNRVDNVYGDRNLVCTCPPLEDYAEAAE from the coding sequence ATGAGCATGCCCAAGGACTTCACCTTCACCGATTACCAGCCCTATGATTTTGCCAATCGCCGGCATATCGGCCCGTCGCCGGATGAAATGAGCGCCATGCTGAAGGTCATCGGCTATCCGAGCCTCGACGCGATGATCGACGACACCGTGCCGCCGTCCATCCGCCAGAAGACGCCGCTCTCCTGGGGGGCCGCCATGACCGAGCGCGAGGCCCTCGACAAGATGCGCGAAACGGCCAATCGCAACAGGAAACTCGTCTCGCTGATCGGCCAGGGCTATTATGGCACGATCACGCCGCCGGTCATCCAGCGCAATATTCTGGAAAACCCGGCCTGGTATACGGCCTATACGCCCTACCAGCCCGAGATCAGCCAGGGACGGCTGGAGGCGCTCCTGAACTACCAGACCATGGTCTGCGACCTTACCGGCCTTGATGTCGCGAATGCCTCGCTTCTGGACGAAGCGACAGCTGCGGCCGAAGCCATGGCCATGGCCGAGCGCGTTTCGAAATCCAAGGAAAAGACCTTCTTCGTCGATGAAAATTGCCATCCGCAAACCATCGCGCTGCTGAAGACCCGCGCCGAACCGCTGGGCTGGACAATTCTTGTCGGCGACCCGGAAACCGATCTGGTCTCCGCCAATGTTTTTGGTGCAATTTTTCAATACCCGGGCACCTACGGGCATGTGCGCGACTTCACGGGTCTGATTTCCCGCCTTCATCAGACGGGCGCAATTGCCGTCGTTGCGGCGGATCCGCTGGCGCTTGCGCTCCTCAAATCACCCGGCGAAATGGGTGCCGACATTGCCATCGGCTGTACGCAGCGCTTCGGCGTGCCCGTTGGCTATGGCGGCCCGCACGCCGCCTATATGTCCGTCAAGGACGCTTACAAACGCTCCATGCCCGGACGCCTCGTCGGCGTCTCGGTGGACAGCCGCGGCAACCGGGCTTACCGCCTCTCCCTGCAAACCCGCGAACAGCATATCCGCCGCGAAAAGGCGACGTCGAACATCTGCACTGCGCAGGTGCTGCTTGCCGTGATGGCGTCGATGTATGCCGTCTTTCACGGCCCGCAAGGCATCAAGGCGATTGCCCAGAGCGTGCATCAAAAGGCTGTCCTGCTTGCTCGCGGCCTGGAGAAGCTTGGCTACACGGTGGAGCCGGACGTCTTCTTCGATACGATCACCGTCGATGTCGGCAAGCTGCAGAGCATTATCCTGAAGACGGCGGTGGCGGAAGAGGTGAACCTGCGCCGGATCGGCACCACGAAGATCGGCATCAGTCTGGACGAGCGCTCGCGCCCGGTCACGCTGGAGGCAGTCTGGCGGGCCTTCGGCGGCGATTTCAAGGTTGAGGATTTCGAGCCGGAATACCGCCTGCCGAAAGCCCTGCTGCGCACCAGCGAGTACTTGGCCCACCCGATCTTCCACATGAACCGCGCCGAAAGCGAAATGACGCGCTATATCCGCCGTCTCTCGGACCGCGACCTGGCGCTCGACCGCTCGATGATCCCGCTCGGCTCATGCACCATGAAGCTGAACGCAACAGCCGAAATGCTGCCGATCACCTGGCCGGAATTCGCCGAAATCCACCCTTTCGTGCCGGCGGATCAGGCCGAGGGCTATCGCCATATGATTACCGATCTCAGCCAGAAGCTCTGCGCGATAACCGGCTATGACGCGATCTCGATGCAGCCGAATTCGGGTGCGCAGGGGGAATATGCGGGTCTCCTCACCATTCGCGCCTATCACTTGGCCAACGGCGACGATCATCGCGATGTCTGCCTGATCCCGACTTCCGCGCATGGCACCAACCCGGCTTCGGCACAGATGGCCGGCATGAAGGTGGTCGTCGTCAAGGTCAGCGACAACGGCGACATCGACATGGACGATTTCCGTTCAAAAGCAGAGCGATACGGAGAAAATCTCTCCTGCTGCATGATAACCTATCCATCGACGCACGGCGTTTTCGAGGAGAATGTTCGCGAGGTCTGCGACATCGTTCACCAGCACGGGGGTCAGGTCTATCTCGACGGCGCCAACATGAATGCCATGGTCGGTCTTGCCCGCCCCGGCGATATCGGCTCGGATGTCAGTCACCTCAATCTTCACAAGACCTTCTGCATTCCGCATGGCGGCGGCGGTCCCGGCATGGGCCCGATCGGCGTCAAGGCCCATTTGGCGCCTTACCTGCCCGGTCATCCCGAAACGGATGGCGGCGACGGTGCGGTTTCGGCAGCACCCTTCGGCTCCGCATCGATCCTGCCGATCTCCTGGAGCTACTGCCTGATGATGGGCGGCGAAGGCTTGACGCAGGCGACCAAGGTGGCGATCCTCAATGCCAACTATATCGCCGCACGGTTGAAGGGCGCCTATGACGTGCTTTACAAGTCGGCCAGGGGCCGTGTCGCACACGAGTGCATTGTGGATACGCGCCCGTTGGTCGAGAGCGCCGGCGTGACCGTTGATGACGTTGCCAAGCGCCTGATCGACTGCGGCTTTCACGCGCCGACCATGAGCTGGCCTGTCGCCGGCACGCTGATGATCGAACCGACGGAATCGGAAACCAAGGCCGAGCTCGACCGCTTCTGCGATGCCATGCTGGCAATCCGCGCCGAGGCGCAGGCGATCGAGGACGGGACCATGGACCGTGCCAACAATCCGCTGAAGAACGCGCCGCACACGGTCGAGGATCTCGTCGGCGAATGGGACCGCCCCTATTCGCGCGAACAAGCCTGCTACCCGCCGGGCGCCTTCCGCGTGGACAAATACTGGTCCCCGGTCAACCGCGTCGACAATGTCTACGGCGACCGCAACCTCGTCTGCACCTGCCCGCCCCTGGAGGATTACGCCGAGGCGGCTGAGTAA
- the sufD gene encoding Fe-S cluster assembly protein SufD, translated as MNMQTAITMTAAETALIAAYTAEIGDLPGEGAVLSARDALLAGIRKNGLPTRRVEAWHYTDLRALLRAVPAADPAAFAERVEPLFEGAAVLTVLNGKADAKGAPDGVNVRTYAESLIDGVAAPDLIERDADDAIGRINGSFVRDGFEIEIPEGTQLEQPLELQLVQSAGQSHSRFPVTFGAHSKAVVIERHLSVSDAPSLVTAVCDLILDEGAEITWIVLQQQGIADSHLAQVNFDLAENARLRLFIINAGGKLVRQEIHGVTTGEGADFKLRGINLLGGDTHTDVTFTLGHDVANTTSTEVIRNVLFDRAKGVFQGQIRVAPDAQKTDAKMACNTLLLSDDADFSAKPELEIFADDVQCGHGATVIDINPTHLYYLRARGIPENKARAMLVNAFVDEIVEELEDEAMIEPLEAIIEAWLDKHA; from the coding sequence ATGAACATGCAAACGGCAATCACAATGACGGCCGCCGAGACGGCTCTCATTGCAGCCTATACCGCAGAGATCGGCGACCTGCCTGGCGAGGGTGCGGTTTTGTCGGCACGCGACGCGCTGCTTGCCGGCATCCGGAAAAACGGCCTGCCGACGCGCCGTGTCGAAGCTTGGCATTACACGGATTTGCGGGCATTGCTGCGCGCCGTGCCGGCGGCCGATCCCGCGGCTTTCGCCGAGCGTGTGGAGCCGCTGTTTGAGGGCGCCGCCGTGCTGACGGTCTTGAACGGCAAGGCCGATGCCAAGGGCGCGCCTGACGGCGTCAACGTGCGAACCTATGCCGAAAGCCTGATTGACGGCGTGGCTGCGCCGGACCTGATAGAGCGCGATGCCGACGACGCGATCGGCCGTATCAACGGCAGTTTCGTGCGTGATGGTTTCGAGATCGAAATTCCGGAAGGCACACAACTCGAACAGCCGCTTGAGCTACAGCTCGTCCAGAGCGCTGGCCAGAGCCATAGCCGGTTCCCGGTCACGTTCGGTGCCCATTCCAAGGCTGTCGTCATCGAGCGTCATCTGTCCGTCAGCGATGCCCCGAGCCTCGTAACGGCCGTTTGTGATCTTATCCTCGATGAAGGGGCCGAAATCACCTGGATCGTGCTGCAACAGCAGGGGATAGCCGACAGCCATCTCGCGCAGGTGAATTTCGATCTCGCCGAAAACGCCAGGCTAAGGCTCTTCATCATCAATGCCGGCGGCAAGCTGGTGCGGCAGGAAATTCATGGCGTCACGACGGGCGAAGGCGCTGATTTCAAGCTGCGCGGCATCAATCTGCTTGGCGGCGACACCCATACTGACGTGACCTTTACACTCGGCCATGACGTTGCGAACACGACATCGACGGAGGTTATCCGCAATGTCCTGTTCGACCGCGCAAAAGGCGTGTTCCAGGGCCAGATCCGTGTTGCGCCGGATGCCCAGAAAACCGATGCCAAGATGGCCTGCAACACGCTGCTGCTCTCCGACGACGCCGATTTTTCGGCCAAACCGGAGCTGGAAATCTTTGCCGACGACGTTCAGTGCGGTCATGGGGCAACGGTGATCGACATCAATCCGACGCATCTTTACTATCTGCGCGCCCGCGGTATTCCGGAAAACAAGGCACGCGCCATGCTGGTGAACGCCTTTGTCGACGAGATCGTTGAAGAACTTGAGGACGAGGCGATGATCGAGCCGCTGGAAGCAATCATCGAAGCCTGGCTCGACAAGCACGCCTGA
- a CDS encoding ArsR/SmtB family transcription factor has product MVHYLTPSLDLSFAALSDATRRGIIAQLARGDASITSLADKFQMTLTGMKKHVQVLERAGFVVTQKVGRVRTCQLGKRGLKAEAEWIKAHRKLFEARFDALDEIISEMQQEGSDEPAS; this is encoded by the coding sequence ATGGTTCATTATTTAACTCCTTCCCTCGACCTCTCGTTTGCGGCGCTGTCCGATGCGACCCGTCGCGGGATCATCGCTCAGCTTGCGCGAGGGGACGCGTCGATCACCAGCCTTGCGGACAAGTTCCAGATGACGCTGACCGGGATGAAAAAGCACGTGCAGGTTCTCGAGCGGGCGGGGTTCGTCGTCACGCAGAAGGTCGGACGCGTGAGGACCTGCCAGCTTGGGAAACGCGGTCTCAAGGCGGAGGCCGAGTGGATCAAGGCGCATCGCAAGCTCTTCGAAGCCCGCTTCGACGCTTTGGACGAAATCATCAGCGAAATGCAACAGGAGGGAAGCGATGAGCCAGCAAGCTAA
- the gcvH gene encoding glycine cleavage system protein GcvH, whose amino-acid sequence MLKFTDEHEWLKIEGDVATVGITAHAAEQLGDLVFVELPEAGTALDKGATAATVESVKAASDVYCPLDGEIVESNQAIVDDPALVNSDPQGAGWFFKLKLSDPSAANALLDEAAYKELIA is encoded by the coding sequence ATGCTGAAATTTACCGATGAACATGAATGGCTGAAGATCGAAGGCGATGTCGCAACCGTGGGCATCACCGCCCATGCCGCCGAGCAGCTTGGCGATCTGGTCTTCGTGGAACTGCCCGAAGCCGGCACGGCGCTGGACAAGGGCGCGACCGCCGCCACGGTCGAATCCGTCAAGGCAGCCTCGGATGTCTATTGTCCGCTCGATGGCGAAATTGTCGAAAGCAACCAGGCGATCGTCGATGATCCGGCGCTGGTGAACAGCGATCCCCAAGGCGCGGGCTGGTTCTTCAAGCTCAAGCTCTCCGATCCCTCGGCTGCCAATGCGCTGCTCGACGAGGCGGCCTACAAGGAGCTGATCGCCTGA
- a CDS encoding cysteine desulfurase, producing the protein MEHTVPVPGYDVEAIRRDFPILSRTVYGKPLVYLDNGASAQKPQVVIDAVAHAYSNEYANVHRGLHFLSNAATDAYEGAREKVRRFLNAPSVDNVVFTKSSTEAINTVAYGYGMPAIGAGDEIVISIMEHHSNIVPWHFIRERQGAKIVWAPVDDQGAFYIDDFVKCLTDKTKLVAITHMSNALGTVVPVKEICRIAHERGIPVLIDGSQSAVHMPVDVQDIDCDWFVMTGHKLYGPSGIGVLYGKTDRLKEMRPFMGGGEMIFEVTEDTVTYNDPPHRFEAGTPPIVQAIGLGYALDYMETVGRAAIAAHEADLAAYAHERLSGVNALRIFGTAPGKGGIFSFELEGIHAHDVSMVIDRAGVAVRAGTHCAQPLLKRFGVTSTCRASFGLYNTRAEVDALVDALDQARKFFA; encoded by the coding sequence ATGGAACACACCGTGCCTGTACCCGGCTATGATGTCGAGGCAATCCGCAGGGATTTTCCGATCCTGTCGCGAACCGTTTACGGCAAGCCGCTCGTCTATCTCGACAATGGCGCTTCGGCGCAGAAGCCGCAGGTGGTGATCGATGCGGTGGCCCATGCCTATTCCAATGAATATGCCAATGTTCATCGCGGGCTGCATTTCCTGTCCAATGCTGCAACGGATGCCTATGAAGGGGCGCGTGAGAAGGTGCGGCGCTTCCTGAACGCTCCGTCCGTCGACAATGTCGTCTTCACCAAGTCCTCGACCGAGGCGATCAATACGGTTGCCTATGGCTATGGCATGCCGGCTATTGGCGCCGGCGACGAGATCGTCATCTCGATCATGGAGCATCACTCCAATATCGTGCCCTGGCATTTCATCCGCGAACGGCAAGGTGCAAAGATCGTCTGGGCACCGGTGGACGACCAGGGCGCGTTCTATATCGACGATTTCGTCAAATGCCTGACGGACAAGACGAAGCTGGTCGCCATCACCCATATGTCGAACGCGCTCGGCACTGTGGTGCCGGTCAAGGAAATCTGCCGCATCGCCCATGAACGCGGCATCCCGGTTCTCATCGATGGAAGCCAGAGCGCGGTGCACATGCCGGTGGATGTGCAGGATATCGACTGCGACTGGTTTGTGATGACCGGCCACAAGCTCTATGGCCCATCCGGCATCGGCGTCCTCTACGGAAAGACCGACCGCTTGAAGGAGATGCGTCCTTTCATGGGCGGCGGTGAGATGATCTTCGAGGTGACGGAGGACACCGTCACCTACAATGATCCGCCGCATCGCTTCGAAGCCGGCACGCCGCCGATCGTGCAGGCGATCGGGCTCGGCTATGCCCTGGATTATATGGAGACTGTCGGACGCGCGGCCATCGCCGCGCATGAGGCCGATCTTGCCGCCTATGCGCATGAGCGGCTGTCCGGCGTCAACGCGCTACGCATCTTCGGGACGGCGCCGGGCAAAGGTGGTATCTTCTCATTCGAACTGGAGGGTATTCACGCCCACGACGTGTCGATGGTGATCGATCGGGCGGGTGTGGCCGTCAGGGCCGGGACGCATTGCGCCCAGCCGCTCTTGAAACGCTTCGGCGTAACCTCCACATGCCGAGCATCCTTCGGGCTCTATAACACCCGGGCCGAGGTGGATGCGTTGGTAGACGCGCTGGATCAAGCCCGCAAATTCTTTGCGTGA